In a genomic window of Maricaulis maris MCS10:
- a CDS encoding helix-turn-helix domain-containing protein yields MSRPVGTDGTARVIEPAPSMKELALRVNSTRETASRTINDLQRKGLLKKLTSRIELVDPDQLDRLRGSS; encoded by the coding sequence ATGTCCCGGCCGGTCGGCACGGACGGAACCGCCCGCGTGATCGAACCGGCGCCCTCGATGAAGGAGCTGGCCCTGCGGGTCAATTCAACGCGTGAAACCGCGTCGCGCACGATCAACGACCTGCAGCGCAAGGGTTTGCTGAAAAAGCTGACGAGCCGGATCGAACTGGTCGACCCGGACCAGCTAGATCGCCTGCGCGGATCGAGCTGA
- a CDS encoding adenylate/guanylate cyclase domain-containing protein — protein sequence MRDRIIDRFNQGDLARAYDLCQEGLLGQPDDYWLKHRAVLCLIRSGALERAAKAYQDYQLETIRHDEDCLAVGARLLKALALESSGRAFARLALESAEKYADVHARTGGHYPAVNAASMYMLAGRSSDAETYARRVLYGDFDTVSDTPEQGYYRYASQAEAYLLIGDLHSARSTLREAFRQDPANYLAHATTLRQLRLLVSVLGLDSEWLAPLEPPRPAHFAGHIFGVGEAAGLVEPRQEDRLRETVDLLLARHHVGPVYGALAAGSDIVVAEAALARGCELNLILPVPVPVFLDASVRPFGEAWVSRFETCLRQAEKVVELTTDRRIASPEALNFSSLVAMGMARMRANVLATTPLQLLVADDDQAEVAPAFGTHHDSHVWTACGLDQVRVRYPGTRCAGTSQAKAGRVLEPGFRAVMRAMLFLDIAGSSSVPDDRVPHFVQSVLKPLAECCDRLAAPAVHADSWGDGMFLAFETVEQAAIAADALRQVFAAIDLRAHDLPPSVGLRIAGHFGPVHVGEDPLQKRPSLFGGQVAVAARIEAVTVPGSVFVSEAFAAALAMSSTGFRSEYVGHIRIDALMPEQRLYSLRAMARDAVVGLQVRASARSAQAI from the coding sequence ATGCGTGATCGGATCATTGACCGTTTCAACCAAGGCGATCTCGCGCGGGCCTATGACCTTTGCCAGGAAGGCCTGCTCGGTCAACCGGATGATTATTGGCTCAAACACCGTGCGGTGCTCTGTTTGATACGGTCGGGCGCGCTTGAACGGGCGGCGAAGGCCTATCAGGACTATCAACTCGAGACCATCCGTCATGACGAGGACTGCCTGGCCGTGGGAGCCCGTCTTCTCAAGGCCCTGGCGCTTGAATCCTCAGGCCGCGCTTTCGCCCGCCTCGCGCTTGAAAGCGCCGAAAAATATGCCGATGTCCACGCCCGGACCGGGGGCCATTATCCAGCCGTCAACGCCGCCAGCATGTACATGCTGGCAGGGCGGTCGAGCGATGCGGAGACCTATGCGAGACGGGTTCTCTATGGTGACTTCGATACTGTCTCCGATACGCCGGAACAGGGCTATTATCGCTACGCGTCACAGGCAGAGGCCTATCTTCTGATTGGCGACCTGCATTCCGCGCGATCGACATTGCGCGAAGCCTTCCGACAGGATCCGGCGAACTATCTCGCCCATGCGACCACGCTCCGCCAACTAAGATTGCTGGTGTCCGTCCTGGGTCTCGATTCTGAATGGTTGGCACCTCTTGAACCACCGCGCCCGGCGCATTTTGCGGGTCATATTTTCGGAGTGGGTGAGGCAGCGGGCTTGGTGGAGCCCCGGCAGGAAGACCGCTTGCGGGAAACGGTCGACCTTCTGCTTGCGCGGCACCATGTCGGTCCCGTCTATGGCGCCTTGGCAGCCGGGTCGGACATTGTCGTCGCCGAAGCCGCGCTGGCACGTGGGTGCGAGCTGAACCTGATCCTTCCCGTGCCGGTTCCGGTTTTTCTCGACGCATCAGTGCGGCCTTTCGGCGAGGCATGGGTCAGCCGGTTCGAGACCTGCCTCCGGCAGGCAGAGAAGGTGGTCGAGCTGACGACAGATCGGCGTATTGCCTCACCGGAGGCGCTCAATTTCTCAAGCCTTGTCGCGATGGGGATGGCCCGAATGCGCGCCAATGTCCTGGCCACGACGCCGCTTCAACTCCTGGTCGCTGATGACGATCAGGCCGAGGTGGCGCCAGCCTTTGGCACCCATCATGACAGCCATGTGTGGACCGCCTGCGGGCTTGACCAGGTCCGCGTTCGCTACCCTGGCACGCGGTGTGCCGGGACTAGCCAAGCGAAGGCGGGGCGTGTCCTGGAACCGGGGTTCCGCGCGGTGATGCGGGCGATGCTTTTTCTCGACATTGCCGGCTCATCGTCCGTTCCCGATGACAGGGTGCCACACTTCGTCCAGAGCGTGCTCAAGCCGCTTGCCGAGTGCTGCGACAGGCTCGCGGCGCCGGCAGTCCATGCGGACAGTTGGGGCGATGGCATGTTCCTGGCGTTCGAAACGGTTGAGCAGGCGGCCATCGCCGCAGACGCGCTGCGTCAGGTTTTCGCGGCCATCGATCTGCGGGCACATGATTTGCCACCGTCGGTCGGCTTGCGGATCGCCGGTCATTTCGGGCCTGTTCATGTGGGCGAGGATCCGCTCCAGAAACGTCCATCCCTTTTTGGCGGTCAGGTCGCGGTTGCAGCCCGGATCGAGGCGGTGACCGTGCCGGGTTCGGTGTTCGTCAGCGAGGCCTTCGCGGCGGCCCTGGCCATGTCATCGACCGGCTTTCGCAGTGAGTATGTTGGCCATATCCGCATCGATGCGTTGATGCCGGAGCAGCGGTTGTATTCGCTCCGGGCGATGGCCCGGGACGCTGTCGTAGGTTTGCAGGTCCGGGCGTCAGCTCGATCCGCGCAGGCGATCTAG
- a CDS encoding toll/interleukin-1 receptor domain-containing protein, protein MSVGKRYKAFISYSHRDQDFARWLHRQLETYAIPPRLVGQDTGHGPVPRRLTPIFRDREDLAATRDLTASVREALAKSDALIVVCSPQAAASRWVNEEIRTYRNLNPDGIVLAAIVSGNPDADPETEPGETCFPPALLEPGADGAISEPVAADMRRQADGRRMALLKLVAGLVGVSLDQLIQRDHQRRQRRVTVITGASVLLSVIMATLTLLAISARSEAERRKAEAEDLIEFMLNDLRDNLEPVGRLDVLDAVGAKVIEYYDGQGAVAMTTDELGRRARAFHLLGVIDSAQGDLENAYEHFRIAYQSTSRILAVEPTMGERVYEHAQSAYYVGYFAWRRGDLDTAELRFGEYRDLAYRLIEINPDNLEWQAEVAYAHSNMGALFVAQRRWLDARTAATSALEQLRTMAADRPDNDPIWVEVSETLAWVASISEITDGRDAAIATLGEQLALYESGRVDATDDWRVRRSVIAAEYALARLLIAPGRQTSAEDLQLALEILEPASLEASALIAHEPENLEWRLIGVRQRLWQAQAELLAGRIEAARNAYVAATGFMAHEAWGAAEGARFAVSRLHASLIEGRIFAARGDLAAAQTSIEHMLATLGQVDDWSGAVDHAPYYYAAGANTLADVLEAQGNHAEANQIRAEIVRRLEPVQDRIRSDSAAELQYARMTLEAALSSAE, encoded by the coding sequence ATGAGTGTGGGCAAGCGCTACAAGGCGTTCATCAGTTACAGTCATCGGGATCAGGATTTTGCGCGCTGGCTGCATCGCCAGCTCGAGACCTATGCCATTCCCCCGCGACTGGTCGGGCAGGATACCGGGCATGGTCCAGTGCCGCGGCGACTTACCCCGATTTTCCGCGATCGCGAGGACCTGGCCGCGACCCGTGATCTGACGGCATCCGTGCGCGAAGCGCTGGCGAAGTCCGATGCGTTGATTGTCGTTTGTTCGCCGCAAGCGGCGGCGTCGCGCTGGGTGAATGAAGAGATCCGGACTTATCGAAACCTCAACCCGGACGGAATCGTCCTGGCTGCGATCGTGTCCGGCAACCCCGATGCAGACCCCGAAACCGAGCCTGGCGAGACCTGCTTCCCACCCGCGCTTCTTGAGCCGGGCGCGGATGGAGCCATCTCGGAGCCGGTAGCCGCAGACATGCGCCGACAGGCTGACGGGCGACGGATGGCATTGCTGAAACTGGTGGCCGGGCTGGTCGGCGTCAGTCTCGATCAGCTCATCCAGCGTGACCACCAGCGCCGACAACGCCGCGTGACGGTCATCACAGGCGCCTCTGTACTGCTTTCTGTAATCATGGCCACACTGACGCTGCTCGCTATCTCGGCAAGGTCCGAAGCTGAGCGGCGCAAGGCCGAGGCCGAGGACCTCATAGAATTCATGTTGAATGATTTGCGAGACAATCTTGAGCCGGTCGGACGTCTGGACGTGCTGGACGCCGTCGGAGCCAAAGTGATCGAGTATTATGATGGCCAGGGCGCAGTGGCGATGACGACTGACGAGCTCGGTCGACGTGCGCGGGCCTTCCATCTGCTGGGTGTCATCGACAGTGCCCAGGGTGATCTGGAGAACGCTTACGAGCATTTCCGAATTGCCTACCAGTCAACCAGCCGCATCCTCGCCGTTGAACCGACGATGGGCGAGCGGGTCTATGAACATGCGCAAAGTGCCTATTATGTCGGGTATTTCGCATGGCGGCGGGGCGATCTGGACACGGCCGAGCTGCGCTTCGGCGAGTATCGTGATCTCGCTTACAGGCTGATCGAGATCAATCCCGACAATCTCGAATGGCAAGCCGAAGTGGCGTATGCCCATTCCAACATGGGAGCCTTGTTCGTGGCCCAGCGGCGTTGGCTGGATGCCCGGACGGCAGCGACCTCGGCGCTCGAGCAATTGCGTACCATGGCTGCGGATCGCCCGGATAATGATCCCATCTGGGTGGAAGTATCGGAAACGCTGGCCTGGGTGGCCTCGATTTCGGAAATCACCGATGGGCGCGATGCAGCGATTGCCACCCTGGGTGAGCAATTGGCGCTGTATGAAAGCGGCCGTGTCGATGCGACAGATGACTGGCGTGTTCGCCGGTCTGTCATTGCCGCAGAGTACGCCCTGGCTCGATTGCTGATTGCGCCCGGTCGCCAGACATCGGCTGAAGACCTCCAGCTCGCTCTGGAAATTCTCGAGCCGGCTTCACTCGAAGCGTCCGCCCTGATTGCTCACGAACCGGAAAACCTGGAATGGCGTCTGATCGGTGTGCGCCAACGCCTGTGGCAGGCACAGGCTGAATTACTGGCCGGGCGCATTGAAGCTGCCCGAAATGCCTATGTCGCCGCGACCGGCTTCATGGCCCATGAGGCCTGGGGGGCGGCCGAAGGGGCGCGCTTTGCCGTCAGTCGCCTGCATGCCAGCCTGATCGAAGGGCGGATCTTTGCCGCCCGCGGTGACTTGGCTGCGGCGCAGACCTCGATCGAGCACATGTTGGCCACATTGGGTCAGGTCGACGACTGGTCGGGCGCGGTAGACCATGCACCCTATTATTATGCGGCCGGCGCAAACACGCTTGCGGATGTCCTCGAAGCGCAGGGCAATCACGCCGAAGCCAACCAGATTCGCGCGGAAATCGTGCGCCGACTCGAACCTGTCCAGGATCGCATTCGCAGTGATTCCGCGGCCGAGCTTCAATACGCCCGGATGACACTCGAGGCGGCCTTGTCGAGTGCGGAGTAG
- a CDS encoding DUF3108 domain-containing protein, with protein MRADGLMAGLALGLATFLGVFVGDSASAGSRALALASVVDPAQETQISARYDSSVLIFKVGEITLNARISETGYRADSFIEAAGLASLFTDFDIRAEVSGRDGPGGREPVVYAHTERTGTKVRAVRVDFAAEIAQSDVEPPFGSLGVPPASDSDRTGVIDPMTAFFELSRRMEHGEGCEGRLPVFDGKARYDLRLETVGTQRVRTRGWRGDALVCHAWYEPISGYDPEDYPSEAELRHPLVLWLAPVVGEGGYLPVRLHTRAGFGGVTIELMRLDVAGPAPT; from the coding sequence ATGCGTGCGGATGGATTGATGGCGGGCCTGGCCCTGGGCCTTGCGACTTTCTTGGGCGTTTTCGTCGGAGATTCGGCATCGGCCGGCAGTCGCGCCCTGGCCTTGGCCAGCGTCGTTGATCCGGCTCAAGAGACCCAAATCAGCGCCCGTTATGACTCTTCAGTACTGATCTTCAAGGTCGGTGAGATCACGCTCAATGCCCGCATCAGCGAGACAGGGTATCGGGCCGACAGTTTCATTGAAGCCGCCGGCCTGGCCTCGCTGTTCACTGATTTCGATATCCGGGCCGAAGTCAGCGGTCGCGATGGACCTGGCGGGCGTGAACCCGTGGTCTACGCCCATACTGAGCGAACGGGGACCAAGGTGCGCGCGGTCCGTGTCGACTTTGCGGCAGAGATTGCCCAGTCCGATGTGGAGCCGCCATTCGGGTCCTTGGGAGTGCCACCTGCCAGTGACAGTGACCGCACCGGCGTCATTGATCCGATGACAGCATTTTTCGAACTGTCCCGACGGATGGAACACGGCGAGGGCTGTGAAGGGCGGCTTCCGGTCTTTGATGGCAAGGCCCGCTATGATCTGAGGCTTGAAACGGTTGGCACACAACGCGTCCGGACCCGGGGTTGGCGGGGCGATGCCCTGGTCTGTCATGCCTGGTATGAACCCATCTCGGGTTATGATCCGGAAGACTATCCCAGTGAGGCGGAGCTTCGACATCCTTTGGTGCTCTGGCTGGCCCCGGTCGTTGGAGAGGGCGGTTACCTGCCAGTTCGCCTGCACACACGGGCCGGCTTCGGCGGCGTGACCATCGAATTGATGCGCCTTGACGTTGCTGGCCCTGCCCCCACCTGA
- the edd gene encoding phosphogluconate dehydratase, whose protein sequence is MTQTINSTLDAVTDRIRARSAPTRAAYLAQVAAARETGRNRSTLSCGNLAHGFAACGGDDKRALKDGGWANVGIVTAYNDMLSAHQPFGPYPDQIKKALNQVGAVGQVAGGVPAMCDGVTQGQPGMELSLFSRDVIAMSTAVALSHNMFDAALCLGVCDKIVPGLMIGALRFGHLPVIFVPAGPMRSGLPNPEKAKVRQLYAEGKVGRDALLDAESKSYHSPGTCTFYGTANSNQMLMEIMGLHIPGAAFVNPADPMRAAFTRTAAQRAAAITADKPDYAPIGEIVDEKALVNAIVGLHATGGSTNHTIHLIAIARAAGILIDWSDFDDLASVTPLLCRVYPNGPADVNHFHAAGGLGLVIRELLDAGLLHDDVKTVMGAGLRRYASEAFSDGDGLTWRPVEGGTADLSIVRPVSEPFSADGGLKLLDGPLGRAVIKVSAVAEAHRVVEAPAIVFESQDSFLDCFKAGDLDRDFIAVLRFQGPRANGMPELHKLTPALGSLQDRGFKVALVTDGRMSGASGKVPAAIHVSPEAALGGPLARVVDGDMIRLDARTGELSIVAEGFDGRAPAVAPSTIQAGMGRELFAGFRQLAGPAEEGALAIPDLVAASPTDAGLIPA, encoded by the coding sequence ATGACCCAGACGATCAATTCGACGCTCGACGCCGTCACTGACCGCATCCGCGCGCGCAGCGCGCCGACCCGCGCCGCCTATCTCGCCCAGGTCGCCGCCGCACGCGAAACCGGCCGCAACCGTTCAACCCTGTCATGCGGCAATCTTGCCCATGGATTCGCGGCCTGTGGTGGCGACGACAAGCGCGCCCTCAAGGATGGCGGTTGGGCCAATGTCGGCATCGTCACCGCCTATAATGACATGCTGTCCGCGCATCAGCCCTTTGGCCCCTATCCGGACCAGATCAAGAAGGCGCTCAATCAGGTCGGCGCCGTGGGGCAGGTGGCCGGCGGTGTCCCGGCCATGTGCGACGGCGTAACCCAGGGTCAGCCGGGCATGGAGTTGTCGCTGTTCAGCCGCGACGTGATCGCCATGTCGACCGCGGTAGCGCTCTCCCACAACATGTTCGACGCCGCGCTGTGCCTTGGTGTATGCGACAAGATCGTGCCGGGCCTGATGATCGGGGCGCTTCGCTTCGGGCACCTGCCGGTCATTTTCGTGCCGGCCGGGCCCATGCGATCGGGGCTTCCCAACCCGGAAAAGGCCAAGGTCCGGCAGCTCTATGCCGAGGGCAAGGTCGGCCGGGACGCGCTGCTGGATGCCGAGAGCAAGAGCTATCATTCGCCGGGCACGTGTACGTTCTACGGCACCGCCAACTCCAATCAGATGCTTATGGAAATCATGGGGTTGCACATTCCCGGTGCAGCCTTCGTCAATCCGGCCGATCCGATGCGGGCCGCCTTCACGCGTACTGCAGCACAGCGCGCCGCGGCCATCACAGCGGACAAGCCTGACTATGCGCCGATCGGCGAGATTGTCGATGAGAAGGCCTTGGTCAACGCGATTGTCGGCCTGCACGCGACCGGCGGTTCGACCAATCACACCATCCACCTGATCGCCATCGCCCGCGCTGCGGGGATACTGATCGACTGGAGCGATTTCGACGACCTCGCATCAGTGACCCCGCTCTTGTGCCGCGTCTATCCAAACGGCCCGGCCGACGTGAACCATTTCCATGCGGCCGGCGGCCTGGGCCTGGTCATTCGCGAGCTCCTCGATGCCGGACTTCTGCACGATGACGTCAAGACCGTGATGGGTGCCGGATTGCGTCGATACGCCAGCGAGGCCTTTTCCGACGGAGACGGATTGACCTGGCGGCCGGTCGAAGGGGGCACGGCCGACCTGTCCATTGTCCGACCGGTTTCCGAGCCTTTCTCCGCCGATGGCGGCCTGAAATTACTCGACGGCCCGCTCGGGCGTGCCGTAATCAAGGTGTCGGCCGTGGCGGAGGCGCATCGCGTCGTTGAAGCCCCGGCGATCGTATTCGAAAGCCAGGACAGCTTCCTCGATTGCTTCAAGGCCGGTGATCTGGACCGGGATTTCATCGCTGTGCTCCGCTTCCAGGGGCCGCGGGCCAACGGCATGCCGGAATTGCACAAGCTGACCCCCGCGCTGGGCTCGCTTCAGGATCGCGGCTTCAAGGTTGCGCTGGTCACCGATGGCCGCATGTCCGGCGCGTCGGGCAAGGTTCCGGCAGCCATTCATGTCAGTCCGGAGGCTGCGCTGGGCGGTCCCTTGGCCCGGGTTGTCGACGGCGACATGATCCGCCTCGATGCCCGGACCGGTGAACTCTCCATCGTCGCAGAAGGGTTTGACGGGCGTGCGCCGGCAGTCGCGCCCAGCACCATTCAGGCCGGCATGGGCCGTGAGCTGTTTGCCGGTTTCCGGCAGCTGGCCGGTCCGGCTGAAGAAGGCGCTCTGGCCATTCCTGACCTGGTCGCGGCGTCACCAACCGACGCCGGATTGATTCCGGCCTGA
- the pgl gene encoding 6-phosphogluconolactonase, translated as MALKTKPTIGLTVHVDKVAMADALAGSIATTLANAIRERGEAVLAVSGGSTPEALYKRLAKADLDWSRVCVVLVDERWVEPGEAGSNETFLRSTLMTDRAAKARMVGLKAPGETPLDGLVDVTERLSDIHFPPDVVILGMGDDGHTASWFPRSDGLDAALAEAGPPVCAIRAKQTAVTGSLTDRITLTRAALAGAGLSLLLIAGEGKKAALEAALGDGPVADMPVRALLRSQSDRPDIHWTR; from the coding sequence ATGGCCTTGAAGACTAAGCCAACGATCGGGCTTACCGTGCACGTCGACAAGGTCGCGATGGCGGATGCGCTTGCGGGGTCGATTGCGACTACCCTGGCCAACGCTATCCGGGAACGTGGCGAAGCGGTGTTGGCGGTGTCCGGAGGGTCAACGCCCGAAGCCCTCTACAAGAGGCTGGCCAAGGCTGATCTGGACTGGTCCCGTGTCTGCGTTGTGCTGGTGGACGAACGCTGGGTCGAGCCGGGAGAAGCCGGGTCCAATGAAACCTTTCTGCGCTCGACGCTGATGACTGACAGGGCCGCGAAGGCCCGGATGGTCGGCCTGAAGGCGCCGGGCGAGACACCTTTGGACGGGCTGGTCGACGTGACAGAACGGCTGTCGGACATACATTTTCCGCCCGACGTGGTCATTCTTGGCATGGGCGATGACGGTCACACGGCGTCCTGGTTCCCGCGTTCCGACGGGCTGGACGCGGCACTGGCGGAAGCCGGTCCGCCAGTTTGCGCGATCCGTGCCAAGCAAACCGCAGTCACCGGCAGCCTGACTGATCGCATCACCCTGACCCGAGCGGCTCTGGCGGGCGCTGGACTGAGCCTTCTGCTGATCGCCGGCGAAGGCAAGAAGGCGGCCCTGGAAGCGGCTCTCGGTGATGGACCGGTTGCCGATATGCCGGTGCGGGCGCTGTTGCGATCCCAATCCGACCGGCCCGATATTCACTGGACGCGCTGA
- the zwf gene encoding glucose-6-phosphate dehydrogenase, translated as MAELVPVEPFDIVVFGATGDLALRKLIPALFHRWCDGQISDDSRIVCASRDSMESSAFQELAATHVITAKTTSERKTSWAEFAARLTYVSVDADSESAGWTDLAAALDPDESKIRLYYLALPPSIYGSICAGLAAHKLNTPNARIVLEKPIGSNYHTARAINDKVGEVFRENNIFRIDHYLGKETVQNLLILRFANYLFEPIWNANGIDHVQITVAESLGAGKRASYYDRSGALRDMVQNHLLQLACLVAMEPPASLDPDAVRTEKLKVLKALRPITAANVSQDVVRGQYQSGAVDGETVPGYAEEVGHASQTETFVGVRAHVDNWRWAGVPFYLRTGKRMAARRSEIIVQFKPIPHDVVGATEGAMRPNRLVIRLQPDEGVKLMLMTKDPGPGGLRLRYVPLNLAYAEHFDHDYPDAYERLLMAVVRGNLSLFMRRDEVEAAWRWVDGIIQSWEDSQSKLYGYQAGTDGPTQSALLLAREEREWFDGLED; from the coding sequence ATGGCCGAACTTGTACCCGTCGAACCGTTTGATATCGTTGTCTTTGGTGCAACAGGGGATCTTGCGCTCCGCAAGTTGATCCCGGCGCTGTTCCATCGTTGGTGTGACGGTCAGATCTCCGACGACAGCCGCATTGTCTGCGCCTCTCGTGACAGCATGGAATCCAGCGCGTTCCAGGAACTGGCTGCCACACATGTAATCACCGCAAAGACCACGAGCGAACGCAAGACGTCCTGGGCCGAATTTGCGGCCCGCCTGACCTATGTTTCCGTGGATGCCGATAGTGAGTCAGCTGGCTGGACGGACCTTGCCGCTGCGCTCGATCCGGATGAAAGCAAGATCCGCCTGTACTATCTGGCCCTGCCGCCCTCGATCTACGGCTCGATCTGTGCCGGGCTGGCCGCACACAAGCTGAACACGCCGAACGCCCGCATCGTCCTCGAGAAACCCATAGGGTCGAACTACCACACTGCCCGCGCGATCAATGACAAGGTCGGTGAGGTCTTTCGCGAGAACAACATTTTCCGCATCGACCACTACCTGGGCAAGGAGACTGTCCAGAACCTGCTGATCCTGCGTTTTGCCAACTATCTGTTCGAGCCGATCTGGAACGCCAATGGTATCGACCACGTCCAAATCACGGTCGCGGAGTCGCTGGGAGCCGGAAAACGAGCCAGCTATTACGACCGGTCCGGCGCCTTGCGTGACATGGTCCAGAACCACTTGCTTCAACTGGCCTGTCTGGTCGCCATGGAGCCGCCAGCTTCCCTCGATCCGGACGCCGTCCGAACCGAGAAGCTGAAGGTCCTCAAGGCCCTGCGCCCGATAACGGCGGCCAATGTCAGCCAGGATGTGGTGCGCGGGCAATACCAGTCCGGCGCTGTCGATGGCGAGACCGTTCCCGGCTATGCCGAGGAAGTCGGGCATGCGAGCCAGACCGAGACATTTGTCGGTGTCCGGGCGCATGTCGACAATTGGCGCTGGGCGGGCGTTCCCTTCTACCTGCGCACCGGCAAGCGAATGGCCGCGCGTCGTTCCGAGATCATCGTCCAGTTCAAACCCATACCGCACGATGTGGTCGGGGCGACCGAGGGCGCGATGCGTCCCAATCGCCTTGTTATCCGCTTGCAGCCGGATGAGGGCGTCAAGCTGATGCTGATGACCAAGGATCCGGGGCCGGGCGGACTCCGCCTGCGTTATGTGCCGCTCAATCTCGCCTATGCAGAGCATTTCGACCACGACTATCCGGATGCCTATGAGCGGCTTTTGATGGCAGTCGTTCGCGGAAATCTCAGCCTGTTCATGCGCCGCGACGAAGTCGAGGCGGCCTGGCGCTGGGTCGACGGCATCATCCAGTCCTGGGAAGACAGCCAGTCCAAGCTTTATGGCTACCAGGCCGGCACTGACGGTCCGACCCAATCGGCACTGCTGCTGGCCCGAGAGGAAAGGGAGTGGTTTGATGGCCTTGAAGACTAA
- the hemN gene encoding oxygen-independent coproporphyrinogen III oxidase yields the protein MPDDAPRFIAKYALEAVPRYTSYPPATKFHGKVGLADWQRWMTQQDKNPALSIYVHIPFCKSMCWYCGCHTTIPNAHRRVEHYLAALDIDIRRRAESAPPDGRVCHIHFGGGSPDMLKPEEFRAVMQQIRASFNVAPDAEIAVELDPRGLDSELCQAMAQTGVNRASLGVQDISHEVQKLIHRIQPLEIVQAAADKLRAVGISAINMDMMYGLPAQSVARVCETANAIAGMGADRVSVFGYAHVPWFKKHQRAIPEERLPGAAERFDQMLAANHTLSEAGYERIGFDHFARPADPLARAARDGSLRRNFQGYTTDPSTILIGLGASAISECPQGYVQTEPNPVRYANAVTSNADMIVRGVGRSMAQQAVASRIANLLCQFETEVEPGDPVDLAKDMLAEALVRIDDGRITLTEAGRPYVRNLAARIDPAFRSTTEQHSVAV from the coding sequence ATGCCTGACGACGCGCCACGCTTCATTGCCAAATACGCGCTGGAAGCCGTTCCGCGCTACACTTCCTACCCGCCCGCCACGAAGTTTCACGGCAAGGTCGGTCTGGCGGATTGGCAGCGCTGGATGACGCAGCAAGACAAAAACCCTGCCCTGTCGATCTACGTCCACATCCCGTTCTGCAAATCCATGTGCTGGTATTGTGGCTGTCACACCACAATCCCGAACGCACATCGACGGGTCGAGCACTATCTGGCCGCGCTCGACATCGACATTCGCAGGCGAGCAGAGAGCGCCCCGCCGGACGGTCGGGTCTGTCACATTCATTTTGGTGGCGGCTCTCCCGACATGCTGAAGCCGGAAGAATTCCGGGCCGTCATGCAGCAGATCAGGGCCAGCTTCAATGTCGCCCCGGACGCGGAAATTGCGGTCGAACTGGACCCTCGGGGGCTGGACTCCGAGCTTTGCCAGGCCATGGCGCAGACCGGGGTCAACCGTGCCAGCCTGGGCGTCCAGGACATCTCCCACGAGGTCCAGAAGCTGATCCACAGGATCCAGCCCCTCGAGATCGTACAGGCCGCCGCCGACAAATTGCGGGCGGTCGGCATTTCGGCGATCAATATGGACATGATGTACGGCTTGCCGGCCCAGTCCGTCGCGCGCGTTTGCGAGACGGCGAACGCCATCGCTGGAATGGGAGCAGACCGCGTGTCCGTGTTTGGCTACGCCCATGTACCCTGGTTCAAGAAACACCAACGCGCCATCCCCGAAGAGCGTCTGCCCGGAGCGGCTGAACGGTTCGACCAAATGCTGGCTGCAAACCACACCCTGAGCGAAGCCGGCTATGAGCGGATCGGTTTCGACCATTTCGCTCGCCCCGCAGACCCGCTCGCCCGAGCCGCCCGTGATGGCTCGCTGCGTCGCAATTTCCAGGGTTATACGACCGACCCTTCGACCATTCTGATCGGACTGGGCGCTTCGGCGATCAGTGAGTGCCCGCAGGGATATGTGCAAACCGAACCCAACCCCGTGCGCTACGCCAACGCTGTCACGAGCAATGCCGACATGATTGTGCGCGGCGTCGGGCGATCAATGGCCCAACAGGCCGTCGCCTCGCGTATCGCAAACCTGCTGTGCCAGTTCGAGACCGAGGTTGAGCCAGGCGACCCTGTCGACCTTGCCAAGGATATGCTTGCTGAAGCCCTGGTGCGAATCGACGACGGCCGGATCACGCTGACCGAAGCCGGGCGCCCCTATGTCCGCAATCTGGCTGCACGCATCGATCCGGCGTTCCGGAGCACAACCGAACAGCACAGCGTCGCGGTCTGA